The DNA window GCTTAAAGGAAGGACCCTTTACATTTAACTAGAGGTAGAGGATAATTACTACAAATACACCCCCACTTTACGTCAGCAATGACATTAAGACAATGTGAAGGAGAAAGAAATGTGATCGGTGACACTTACACGATAGCCTGCATTATGGCTGTTATCTAATCATTATTTTCCCACAGCAGATAAGAAAAATTGCGGATACATACAGCTAACTGAAGACTACTTGCCGTTCCCATGTTTTATCCATCGATTTGCAGATTGCTTCAtctattttattgttatgtaGCGATTAGTTCCATGCTTGGCCCAATGGTCCTTGAGATCAACTGGATTTGACAGATCTTGGCCTTCAGCTGCAAGTCGGCTAAGCAGTTTGCTAAAAGCGCTCCCACTCATTTTCCGCCCACCAACACGAGCATGGCGCTTGTTGGGCACGGCAGGTAGAGGATACATTGACAAGGTGGTTGTGCAGCACGAAGACTGCCATCCACCATTTCCCCATTTGTAGCACTGCCTGAAGACTCCAGTGCATGAGCACACGGGTGCTGGCATGGTTGTTTCATCGAATGCAACCTGGTTCAACCCAAGGTCTTGACCCTTCCAGTCAGACTTAGATGCTGCCAGCTGTTTGTTTGGATCATCACCTCCACCGTCCATATCCTGCCCATTTTTCCACTCATGTGACTTCCCAAACATGTCCGTGTCGTCACTCTCCCTCTTAACCTTCCTTGGAGATTTTGAAGTCTTTTTATTAGATGGTGTTGCCTTAGCATCCTTTGGTCGTTTACCCCGCTGTGGCTTTGCAACCTCAGATGCAACTGGTGATACTGGCAAAGCATCACTTGTCTGCATTTCCCTAGTACCATATGGACCTTCATTCATGTGGGGCAGATGATGTGTATGCTGCTGCTGTTGGTGGTGCATGTGCTTCACCCCACGCGAGTTATGGAATCCAGGTGGACAGGTGGTTATGTTACCACTTGGCAAGGAGTTCTCCCGGTATTGCAGAGTAGCGATAGCATTGTCTCGCTCCAGCAAGGCATTATTTCGTTCAGCGATTGCCGAATCTCGCTGCAGGAATGCCATGTCTCTTTCAGTAATAGCCGCCTTCTTTTCTGAAAGAGCCATATTTCTCTCATGAATGGCAGCATCTCTTTCAGCCATGATGGCCATGATCTGTTTCATGGATGGCTGTGGTTGCATCAGCCACTGCAACGACAAcggaaaaaataagaataataagaaCTGCAAATGGTAAGAAAAATCAGATGCTACATACTCTACAATTGTAGTCATGTTATCATATGGTCAGCGGAAAGTTGCTTTCGGATACCTGGCCCTGAGCTGTTTTATATTGATCCGCTTTATGCCTGCCATTTTCACGATGCCCCCCATCATCCATATCAGCTTCACGGTTGGCAGTAATTGCagataacaattaaaaacccCAAGTGTACATGCAATGCTCAGTCAATTGAGCATTGAATCGCTTATCCAGGCTACAAATCCTGTATCTCAAAGCAGGAAAAATAATTCAGAGATTGTTTCCAGGGCATattgcatgcatatatatatatatatatatatatatatatatatatatatatatatatatatattgtgtagAAGACCTTGTGCAAAAACAACCGGGAAAGAGAATTCTGATCTAAAGGTGAGAACGAGGAGAGCAGTGACATAATTACCATGTGCAATTCGAATCGCAAGTAAAAACCCATTCCCTTGCAAACCTTTCCTGCATGTTAAACGTATTATACATCCAGATCAACAGAACCATAAACTAAACCTTTCAACAAGATACAATTCTTACTACAGTACAAGGAACAGCATTCTTCAATCTTAATTTCATCCCAAAGATACAATATGCAAGaacagaaaaaattatttaacctttttaaatcaggttaaataatttttaacgtTATTTAACCTTGCAGAATAGGAACGTCACACTCTCACGGTTACAGCCTTACACATGgatgttttttattcaaccttgTTGGATCAAATGATGTCAGATTGTaagggaaagagagagggaaGGGCACTTTCAGGAACAACTTAAGCACACTAATAAAGCAGAATTGCACATATTCACAGCGAAACTGAACATTAAAACAGAAATATGCAAATATCAAACCAGTCCTTTTGCAGAGTAAGGAGTGAGTATATTGTCAAAGACCATTCAAGGAATACTGATTGCCATCATGTTCAATATTTAGTGCGCAAATTTGTTTCTTCCTAGTTCTGCATTGCAAGGACTAAGGAGGGGGTGCTATCTTGAATTCAAACCATGAACTCCACCCACGCTTATTCCCATGACCATTGGCCCTCACTGCTTCAAGCATCATCTAGAGGACTAGCTTTCCACAAGCCACAAATCTTTATTCTAGTAAACAGACTAGACCAAGTGACAAGCATTCAGAAGAATTGCCCAATACCCACCAAATGATTCTAAATCATCACAAGCACCTCCTAACAGTGAGCATTGTATCATCTATATAGCCAAGCATGGTAGCTAAagttcattgaaaaaaacacaagaattgTACTAGAGACTGAGTTTTGAAACACAGATTAGCAAGTGGGATCCTGATTATCTCcagaaattaaacaaagattCAATCTTGCCTCTGGTCAAACACCAATTCTAATTATATAATGTTAATATGAGCCTAACACGtcaaaacattgaattaatccttagaaaaaaaaatcttccaaaaTCCGCCTGTCCACTGACCATCACTTCTACACTGACCACACAAAAAACCCCACAAATTAAAACCCACCAAGTCCCTTGAAGCACGCATATTTTCACACTTAAACacaatcaaaacccaaaatcaaacaaaatgaaCACAAAAACAAGCTGCAACAGCTGCCAAAATGCACCAAGAATCCACTTCAAGCACCAGGAACCGGAAATGCCATAACAAAAAGGTACGTAAAAAGAGACAAAGACTAATCAGATAGTAAAGAAAGTAAACAGtggagagatgaaattgaatatgTGAGAGAATCCAAGCATACTTTAAGAGGCAAGACCGAAAGAGAGATTGAAAACCCTAAGTGGTGAAGAGGATGCCAAATCTGCGGAAGGAACAGTAGAGGAAGAGGCAAGGAAATTTTTGCTTGCTTTGTTGCTTAATGAGTGGGTAGTTTTACCTGTCTGTCTTGtcttgatattttgattttattttatttttctgtttctttttttctaccTATATTGTCTCCATTGTATTCTACGGTATTTTCTGGCAAAACAAATTCAACTAGTTACTGAGGCGGGATTACCAACGGTTCATGTTTGATGAGGCCCAATGCACTGCGTTTTGGTCCATTTAGTATTTGGGCCGCAATACAACACGGAACTTGTTACCCCGTTAGCGTCTGTACAGGGTACATGGGATTATCATCATAAGAACCGCgttgaacatttttttattacacacGACAATGATGTTTCTTGCTCTCGTATTCTCAATTATAACAGATAAACATAAAATCAATGCCCCTAACTTATTCCACCTTTGCTGCGACAAGTTACGACTACTGTTATTCGGGGatttgagaatttattttatcGGTGTTTGGGTGtatattaatgattattttttaaaatattttttatttaaaaatatatttaaataatattgttttactttaaaaaaaaatatttttaaaatcaacatgtcaaaactattttaaaacattaaataaataatttaaaataaaaaaataataactttttttaaaatacaaaaacaaatagcatcTTCATCCCAGCAATAAACTCAGGAAACATAAATGGCGCAGCAGTCAGCTACCCCGAGAAGAAAGTGATTTGccataactttaaaatttatatagttttcatTGATCGAACccgtttttcattttaataaaaaattggatttgaaaaaaaaaactataattttactGCATTTCTCAAACCTGACCTTTCAAATCCAAATTTATAATACATGTTAATAAGTTAAAGGGGGAATATTTTACCATAGAATCTTGTTAGCCTGTGCAGTACGTGATCTGATGGGCAAGATTTGGATTTACACACAACAGAGAGTGGCATTGTCCTTCAAATTCACTGGGATTACTCTGATAATTGTcatgcaagaaaacaaaatcgtTCTATCTAAACGTGGAACGAAGAATTTAGCCAGAGAGTGTCGAAAGAGCCAAGACATGCA is part of the Populus trichocarpa isolate Nisqually-1 chromosome 2, P.trichocarpa_v4.1, whole genome shotgun sequence genome and encodes:
- the LOC7479698 gene encoding protein BASIC PENTACYSTEINE6, giving the protein MDDGGHRENGRHKADQYKTAQGQWLMQPQPSMKQIMAIMAERDAAIHERNMALSEKKAAITERDMAFLQRDSAIAERNNALLERDNAIATLQYRENSLPSGNITTCPPGFHNSRGVKHMHHQQQQHTHHLPHMNEGPYGTREMQTSDALPVSPVASEVAKPQRGKRPKDAKATPSNKKTSKSPRKVKRESDDTDMFGKSHEWKNGQDMDGGGDDPNKQLAASKSDWKGQDLGLNQVAFDETTMPAPVCSCTGVFRQCYKWGNGGWQSSCCTTTLSMYPLPAVPNKRHARVGGRKMSGSAFSKLLSRLAAEGQDLSNPVDLKDHWAKHGTNRYITIK